From the Plectropomus leopardus isolate mb chromosome 20, YSFRI_Pleo_2.0, whole genome shotgun sequence genome, the window tttcctgttATACATTTGATTTTGTCTCCATTTAAGTTGATTTCATTACTTAAACTTAATTGCTACCAGAGATATCTAAGAATTCCCTGTAAAAACGCTGCTCTTCCTAAACTCTCCTAAACTCTGCATATGTGacactgactgattgattgattgattgattgattactTTTATTATCATGTGCTCACTTAgccaaagcacaaaaaaacatatttaaatgtatttttagtgtGTTCAGAAGCACAAACATGTTTACCTCCATTCCTTCTTCTATCCCTTTTGTGATGAGATCATCGATGAGCTTCTTTTCTTCACACTgggaacaaaaagaaacatgagaTGGTTTTAGTGACAGAAAGCAGATTGGatttctttctctgctctcacacacacacacacacaaacacacacatacagatacaaaATACCATAtatatacaatacaaaaaataatatacaaaataagtatataccaaaataaataactgcattaataagtcaaataaatacataaatgttaaaatagatctaataaataaataagtatgaaaataaaaaaaatactgaaataaatatgggaaaaaatgcataaataaatgttgaaataaacagaaatacataaataaatgttgaagtaaatatgtaaatagaaaaataaatgtatgtgtaataaatgtgaaataaatatagaaataaagataaataaaataaatggggACCGGGGGGTAGGACATAAATCATTATCTTAAATTTATTTCTACCTTTTTTGTAcagctacatttttttatttattcattcatgtatttgtatattaatttattgatatttttatcattttcatctATATATTACAGAAACCACACACTATCAGGCAATACTGGCATGGAGataatttccaaactttttgaccacaaaaaatattaaaacacactttgattAAATGTGAAGATTAGTAACGTGCTGCTGTTTCAGGCTCGAGTACAATACAAACTCCTTAAATTATATTTGTGCCATTACTGTCATCAATGGTTAAACTATACGTTTAATAGCTATCCCTAAAGTtagaaacaaaatgttgcagtgtAACAGAAGTTATTTTGTCTTACCTTTAGctctgttttactttttcttgaGCTCCGTCTTATCGGATAATAGTCGGTAACTTTTCGGTTTTGAGAGTTTTTGCCTCCTGCGCTGTAGTGGAAAATGAATCAACAACCGTATGTATTACTTTCACTTTAAAGTTGtagtttaagatttttatttaaaaatgcacctATAATGAGGGCGTGCGTACATTCTTAGCGTGGACTTCTTTCCTTTGACCTTGAGTCGGACTCCTCTCCGCTGGCGGCTGTGGAGAGCGCCgccgttgttgttgttggcgtGGGAGGGGAGCGTGCGAGAGGCTGTTGCCCAGAGGCAGGGGGAGCTCGCTCGGGGAGCGAAGGCAGGTCTGAGTGCAGTGGAGCTGCGGAGGCGACGGCTGTTCATCTGACCAGCAGGGTGAACACTGGCTGTAGCTGCTCGCCGTCTCTGGGAAACCGGCCTGAGAGTCTTTTGGTGTCGTGCTGATGGCGTTTGTTCTCCTGCCTGAaacagtgaatgaaaaaaatgacatcgtTACTCCTCGCTGTTACATAATCCTCTGATATATGCAAATACCCCGTGGCGTGTTTGCTCTCCCGCGGAGTGTTTACACTCCGAGGTTTCTCTCCTCAGCTGGAGATCAGAGCTGCGGAGGCGCGCTCACCCTCTCCCTGCCTCTGAGCGTCGCTCTGCTGGAAGCATATCGGCGAGCACCGACCCTGCTGAGTCAGCTGGATTTCATCGTGAACTGGTGATATGGACCTGGTGCAGCTTAAGACAGTGACTGGATGGCTGTTGCAGACAATCTCCTGTGAACGCGAGAGAAAACGTCTTTAGTCCAtactttgtgacattttgcGTTTTTTGGACGCTCTGTCACAggttgtgttttaatttttaagacactcagatgtcattttttttccttttatcgCTATACTGACTCTGATACCAAGTCCTGATCCGATCCATTCGCAGCAAAATACcacattttgtaaacatttgCCGCTGCAGTTTGTCCCACAGATAAATGACGCGTCATAATTACGTCAGCTATGCtaaagtgaagctaaaatatcctgtGATGTCATTCGGAGTCCAGAGCGATTTCTGCACGGATCTTACCGCCAAAACACCCATTCGACCAATCGCGAGCAGCCTCATTAACTGCGAGCGCGTGGAttaaacacacagctgtcaatcaagacgccaaattccctttttttgaatcaaataagtcattaaaaccaaacttgtcATAGAAACGATCACCTGACCAAACATGAGGGTGatgaactaccttcagtgacagaaacaatctttgtgatttttttttttttgttgattatatAATTTACCAGATATCAGTTCTTCTGCGCTGCTCTGAAACAGCAGTTTTAAGTGTCTGCACAGCAAAAATCAACCaagtaaattattgtttttaacagtaaaaGAACCATTTTCAAGGAAAACTGCTGCTTTAATCAGCTGTGAaactattttaaacattaaataataaaatatacgGTATCAAAACAATGCACAGACTTGTGCACTTGCCAATACCTGATCCAGCTTTTCGGATATTGGTATCAGAGTAACTATTAAGAACACACAATGATCATGGTCAAGAGTGTATAATAtgacaaaacaaatgtataatCAAGCAACGTACAGAAATTTAAgtaatgaagaaagaaaaagaagctaaaaaccAAGAAGCCACTCTTAATGCGATCCATTCAAGAGTTAATCCAGCTTTTACACTATTTTATAAAACCctgcacaaatgttttttgagaTCGAAAAGGCCTTCGGCACATTTGTTAGACGTCAAGGttacacacaaaatgttttgtacACAGAAACTGTTTTTAGAAAACTCCTCAAGGAGGGAAtcctgtcagctgttttttttaaacagcagcatttatttAGAGGAAATTTTACAACCTGAAGCAAAGCAGTGATTCGACTAACTTCGACAAAACCtacaaataaaagcagattcATGCCGTTAGCGCTGCAGTGAGACACAACCCTGCACccaacaaaccaaaccaaaccaagaGCCTTTACATCGCCTTAAATTCTGGAAAAGTACTGACGGTGCATTAAAATAgactctgtcagtgttttacttttgattttgatttggaTTGAGTtaatcagtcctaatcataaatatcaaatattcattcattttcataattttaaccctttaaattatttttgttatgatgccactatatttttatatttgaaaaaaaaaaatttgctaagtaggtggggtttttttaaaggttatattaataattagcagcaacattgatttgtaTACATTACTGTTATTtctgcagtgtcaaatactcacaatcatatcgctctgcacacaaaatgcacttttcaaaattaggctataaaaatattttatattaatatgattttttacttagaatacacaatcttgccaaaatgtatatcatatgcacgcacacagccgaaattaacaaaaaattaagaatgaaaagcacgtaaaatgTGCCAGACAGTTAATGACCTAGATACTTCTGtgtattaaaatatgtatattcatatatatattcatatatatatatatatatatatatgtgtgtgtgtgtgtgtgtgtgtgtgtgtgtgtgtgcatgcatactgTGTACCACTCTAGTAAAAATACTGTGCAGTGATATTCATATGCTATATTTCTATAATTATGCAGTGAAGTTACTACAAATCATGTGTATATATTATGTTATCCTATGCAACCATCCATCATGAACATATAGCATATGTATAAGTTACagatgtatatattttgttatatttttttatcctttctTAGAAAAAATAACCCTTCCAGACAAACGTAGTGCAGTAAAAGTTACATATTTAGCTCTGAGATGCAGTGGAGTACATGTATATAGTTGtataaatggaaatactcaggTAAAGtgccttaaaactgcattttagcGCAGTATTTGGGTAAATGTCCATCTGTGGTGTGGGTGGGGCCCTGAGGAGGGACCATGCTGCCTCCACACCCACATCAGCTCCACATCAGTCCCTTTAAATCCACAGGCCTCTCAGCTCATTACACACATGTTAAACCGactccatttaaaaacacactaaagCTGCTAACTTAAAGCTATAAAAACGCCTAAAATCCAcaaataaaccttttttatttgcGTCACCAAATGTTATAAACACTGTTTATGTCCTGAGCTAGCAGCCAcatgtagctaatgttagcaaagCTCTCAACAAAACAGGCTCCTTTATAGCTGCAGTGACCAGCTCAGAGTAAATAATAACACTCGCTTAAATTTGTATTAAATACAAACGCATTAGACTCATCTCCTCATAAAGCAGCGTTAATACCGGGGTTAATCGGGCTTTCCTCTCGGGCACTTTGGCTCGGTGGAGATGGCTTCATAACAAGCAAACTTACCCCGTTCATGTCCGACTTGTTTTCGTGGCTCCCCGCTCGGCTCTCTGGTTTCCAGgacaaaaagtaaatgaaatttTCCGCCGGTTCAGAGATCGACCTCGCCCTGCTCGTGCGGCGGTGCCCCCGCTACTCTCCGGCCCCCTTTCCACGGTGACTGTGAGCCCGTCTGTTGTTGTTATAACCGCCAGCAGCTCAACCGAGGCAGCCTCCACAGCTCCGCTCCGCCATTTTTCTCTCCGTGGAGATGAAGGAGACGGAGACGAAGCGATGTCGCCCCCTGCAGGCCGACAGCGGCACCGCAGCCACGACGGCTATACAGTATATCTacatctatatctatatctatatctatatttaCATCGATATCTATATCAATATTTATATCTGTATCTATATCTATAGCTATATCAATATTTATACCtgtatctatatatctatatctacatctatatctatatcaatgtttatatctgtatttatatccacatctatgtgtgtgtgtgtgtatatatatatagttatatttctctttttgtcattttactatTTGCACTGTGGGCATGAAGAGAAAACAATCTCAATTCCTGTATgtctaaaaaacatttcagaattgACAATATGATGACTCTGACTTAATCACagtatctatatctatatctataggT encodes:
- the LOC121959919 gene encoding LOW QUALITY PROTEIN: N-lysine methyltransferase KMT5A-A-like (The sequence of the model RefSeq protein was modified relative to this genomic sequence to represent the inferred CDS: deleted 2 bases in 2 codons), translated to MNGEIVCNSHPVTVLSCTRSISPVHDEIQLTQQGRCSPICFQQSDAQRQGEGRRTNAISTTPKDSQAGFPETASSYSQCSPCWSDEQPSPPQLHCTQTCLRSPSELPLPLGNSLSHAPLHANNNNGGALHSRQRRGVRLKVKGKKSTLRIAGGKNSQNRKVTDYYPIRRSSRKSKTELKCEEKKLIDDLITKGIEEGMEVQHIEGKGRAVFATRCFQKGEYVVEYHGDLLQITDAKKREAEYAQNPATGCYMYYFQFLCKTYCVDATKETGRMGRLINHSKNGNCQTKLHDINGVPHLILVASRDIDEGEELLYDYGDRSKASIAAHPWLKY